In Onychostoma macrolepis isolate SWU-2019 chromosome 06, ASM1243209v1, whole genome shotgun sequence, one DNA window encodes the following:
- the ccr7 gene encoding C-C chemokine receptor type 7 isoform X1, with protein MHAFTVFCPLLLMWSCQIKKSLSNVTADYQMDNKSTTEYDYSPETVDYSDHELICDRGSNRSFRAWFLPTIYTIICLLALVGNFLVILTYLYFKRLKTMTDVYLLNLAMADLLFAISLPFWAASFMSKWHLGPYPCKAMFTIYKVSFFSGMFLLTCISVDRYFSITKAISAHRCRSSAVFYGQVSSLVTWVMAVIFSVPDMVFSEVNINGTCTANGNNYEDYRIRMLVSQMVLGFILPAVVIGFCYICIIKTLIQAKNFERNKAFKVIIAVVSVFVFSQLPYNVVMGVTTQETTDCNKDKSRIYALDVTRAVAFLRCCINPFLYAFIGVKFRNDLLKLLKDLGCIRKSHLMYTYCGKRRSSVGLDTETTTTFSP; from the exons ATGCATGCTTTTACCG TTTTTTGCCCTTTGCTGCTGATGTGGTCGTGCCAGATTAAG AAAAGCTTGTCCAATGTGACTGCTGATTACCAAATGGATAACAAATCCACAACAGAGTATGATTATTCCCCAGAGACGGTGGATTACAGCGATCATGAATTAATATGTGATAGAGGCTCCAACCGTTCCTTCCGCGCCTGGTTCCTGCCCACCATCTACACCATCATCTGCCTCCTGGCCCTCGTGGGAAACTTTCTGGTCATCCTAACCTACCTTTACTTCAAGAGGCTGAAGACGATGACTGACGTCTACCTGCTCAATCTAGCCATGGCTGACCTACTGTTTGCAATTTCGCTCCCCTTCTGGGCAGCTAGTTTCATGAGCAAGTGGCACTTGGGTCCGTATCCAtgcaaggccatgtttaccatcTACAAGGTCAGCTTCTTCAGCGGCATGTTCCTTCTCACCTGCATCAGCGTAGATCGCTATTTCTCCATCACAAAGGCCATCTCTGCTCATCGCTGTCGCTCCAGTGCGGTCTTTTACGGACAGGTGTCTTCTCTGGTTACTTGGGTGATGGCAGTGATCTTTTCGGTACCTGACATGGTGTTCTCTGAAGTCAACATCAATGGCACCTGTACGGCAAATGGCAACAACTATGAAGACTACCGCATTAGGATGCTGGTAAGTCAGATGGTCCTGGGTTTTATACTTCCAGCGGTTGTCATTGGGTTCTGTTACATCTGTATCATCAAGACCCTCATCCAAGCCAAGAACTTTGAGAGGAATAAAGCCTTCAAGGTCATCATTGCAGTGGTATCTGTCTTTGTGTTCAGTCAACTACCCTACAATGTAGTCATGGGAGTGACCACTCAGGAAACAACAGACTGCAACAAGGACAAGAGTCGCATTTACGCTTTGGATGTGACCAGAGCCGTGGCCTTCTTGCGCTGCTGCATAAACCCCTTCCTGTACGCCTTCATTGGGGTAAAGTTTCGCAATGATCTCCTGAAGCTACTGAAAGACTTGGGATGTATCAGAAAGAGCCACCTCATGTACACCTACTGCGGTAAACGAAGATCCTCTGTCGGCCTGGACACCGAAACCACAACTACGTTTTCCCCCTGA
- the ccr7 gene encoding C-C chemokine receptor type 7 isoform X2 has translation MWSCQIKKSLSNVTADYQMDNKSTTEYDYSPETVDYSDHELICDRGSNRSFRAWFLPTIYTIICLLALVGNFLVILTYLYFKRLKTMTDVYLLNLAMADLLFAISLPFWAASFMSKWHLGPYPCKAMFTIYKVSFFSGMFLLTCISVDRYFSITKAISAHRCRSSAVFYGQVSSLVTWVMAVIFSVPDMVFSEVNINGTCTANGNNYEDYRIRMLVSQMVLGFILPAVVIGFCYICIIKTLIQAKNFERNKAFKVIIAVVSVFVFSQLPYNVVMGVTTQETTDCNKDKSRIYALDVTRAVAFLRCCINPFLYAFIGVKFRNDLLKLLKDLGCIRKSHLMYTYCGKRRSSVGLDTETTTTFSP, from the exons ATGTGGTCGTGCCAGATTAAG AAAAGCTTGTCCAATGTGACTGCTGATTACCAAATGGATAACAAATCCACAACAGAGTATGATTATTCCCCAGAGACGGTGGATTACAGCGATCATGAATTAATATGTGATAGAGGCTCCAACCGTTCCTTCCGCGCCTGGTTCCTGCCCACCATCTACACCATCATCTGCCTCCTGGCCCTCGTGGGAAACTTTCTGGTCATCCTAACCTACCTTTACTTCAAGAGGCTGAAGACGATGACTGACGTCTACCTGCTCAATCTAGCCATGGCTGACCTACTGTTTGCAATTTCGCTCCCCTTCTGGGCAGCTAGTTTCATGAGCAAGTGGCACTTGGGTCCGTATCCAtgcaaggccatgtttaccatcTACAAGGTCAGCTTCTTCAGCGGCATGTTCCTTCTCACCTGCATCAGCGTAGATCGCTATTTCTCCATCACAAAGGCCATCTCTGCTCATCGCTGTCGCTCCAGTGCGGTCTTTTACGGACAGGTGTCTTCTCTGGTTACTTGGGTGATGGCAGTGATCTTTTCGGTACCTGACATGGTGTTCTCTGAAGTCAACATCAATGGCACCTGTACGGCAAATGGCAACAACTATGAAGACTACCGCATTAGGATGCTGGTAAGTCAGATGGTCCTGGGTTTTATACTTCCAGCGGTTGTCATTGGGTTCTGTTACATCTGTATCATCAAGACCCTCATCCAAGCCAAGAACTTTGAGAGGAATAAAGCCTTCAAGGTCATCATTGCAGTGGTATCTGTCTTTGTGTTCAGTCAACTACCCTACAATGTAGTCATGGGAGTGACCACTCAGGAAACAACAGACTGCAACAAGGACAAGAGTCGCATTTACGCTTTGGATGTGACCAGAGCCGTGGCCTTCTTGCGCTGCTGCATAAACCCCTTCCTGTACGCCTTCATTGGGGTAAAGTTTCGCAATGATCTCCTGAAGCTACTGAAAGACTTGGGATGTATCAGAAAGAGCCACCTCATGTACACCTACTGCGGTAAACGAAGATCCTCTGTCGGCCTGGACACCGAAACCACAACTACGTTTTCCCCCTGA
- the notum2 gene encoding carboxylesterase notum2: MNILCHVMFLLLLGVISCQNNNRNAKSGGKPAKKPNSQAKETTQHGPEDDPNPALAGAGDSSKETNPGGRGTAQQSASVNKPVDEMKLHFLKNTLVTCNDGTAAGFYLKEFKGSKRWLIFLEGGWCCYNKETCDSRYKSIPRLMSSADWPQTRKGSGLLSTQVDENPHWYNANIVFVPYCSSDVWSGNKAASKSKQAKETEYAFMGSQIIREVIKDLAPKGLKQAKVVMLAGTSAGGTGVLLNIDKVSSLLEQLGADTQVRGLVDSGWFLESKQQKAPDCPDSASCTPVDAIKKGLRLWSGVVPEKCKQQYKRGEEWQCFFGHKLYSYITAPLFVVQWLFDEEQLRVENIYMGGQSLSEQQWTYMQNLGKEFKNSLKDVTAVFAPSCLSHTLITKSNWMDFQIKGTSLSRALQCWDRSLQEANKNSKTPLKGCPFHLIDNCQWPQCNPTCPALIDQATQQEMTLLQVLASMGLDLQKLGLDVSGDISASMVSSGG; this comes from the exons ATGAATATTCTGTGTCATGTTATGTTCCTGCTTCTGCTGGGAGTCATTTCTTGTCAGAACAACAATCGCAATGCCAAGTCGGGTGGAAAACCTGCAAAGAAGCCAAacagccaggctaaagagacaACCCAGCATGGCCCTGAAGATGACCCAAACCCTGCGCTAGCAGGTGCTGGCGATTCCAGTAAAGAAACTAACCCTGGAGGTCGTGGCACCGCCCAACAAAGTGCATCTGTCAACAAGCCTGTTGATGAAATGAAGCTGCACTTTCTTAAGAACACATTAGTGACATGCAATGATGGCACTGCCGCTGG GTTTTACCTAAAGGAGTTCAAAGGAAGTAAGAGATGGCTGATATTTTTGGAAG GTGGCTGGTGCTGCTACAACAAAGAGACCTGCGATTCCAGATACAAATCTATCCCCCGCCTTATGAGCTCAGCTGACTGGCCACAGACACGCAAAG GAAGTGGTTTACTGTCAACACAAGTTGATGAAAATCCTCACTGGTATAATGCCAATATTGT GTTTGTTCCCTATTGTTCGAGTGATGTGTGGAGTGGTAACAAAGCAGCATCAAAGTCCAAACAGGCAAAAGAAACAG AATATGCTTTCATGGGATCTCAAATCATTCGGGAAGTGATCAAAGATCTTGCCCCTAAAGGACTGAAACAAGCCAAAGTTGTAATGTTGGCAGGAACAAG TGCCGGGGGAACAGGCGTGCTGCTGAATATTGATAAGGTGTCCAGTCTTCTGGAGCAGTTGGGGGCTGATACTCAGGTTCGCGGCCTTGTCGACTCAGGCTGGTTTCTGGAGAGTAAACAGCAAAAAGCTCCTGATTGTCCAGACAGTGCCTCCTGCACCCCTGTGGATGCCATCAAAAAAGGACTTCG GTTGTGGAGTGGTGTTGTTCCAGAAAAGTGCAAGCAGCAGTATAAAAGAGGCGAGGAATGGCAATGCTTTTTTGGACACAAACTGTATTCATACATAACCG CTCCATTGTTTGTAGTGCAGTGGTTGTTTGATGAGGAACAGTTACGAGTGGAGAACATTTACATGGGCGGGCAATCGCTCTCAGAGCAGCAATGGACCTACATGCAGAACCTGGGAAAAGAGTTTAAAAACTCTCTCAAAGATGTTAC GGCCGTGTTCGCCCCCTCCTGTCTTTCCCACACTTTGATTACCAAAAG TAATTGGATGGATTTCCAGATCAAGGGGACGTCACTCTCTCGTGCTCTGCAGTGCTGGGACAGAAGTCTTCAGGAGGCTAATAAGAACAGCAAAACGCCTCTAAAGGGCTGTCCCTTTCATCTCATCGATAACTGCCAGTGGCCACAGTGCAACCCAACCTGTCCAGCCCTGATTGACCAGGCCACGCAACAGGAGATGACTCTGCTCCAGGTGCTGGCCAGTATGGGCTTGGACCTGCAAAAGCTTGGCTTGGATGTAAGCGGAGATATTTCGGCCAGCATGGTCAGCAGTGGTGGCTAA
- the coq7 gene encoding 5-demethoxyubiquinone hydroxylase, mitochondrial isoform X1: MQRAAKCALRLDLSRAFCPSSVRNCRAVNRVNGSVSCRRYSVLPPSRDEEEKAMLDSMLRVDHAGEYGANCIYAGQMAVLGRTQTGPLIQHMWDQEKIHLERFNEILGEHRVRPTLLLPLWNIAGFALGACTALLGKEGAMACTVAVEESISEHYNSQIRTLMEADPERYTELLQLIKEFRDDEIEHHDTGLEHDAESVPGYLLLKTAIQVGCKAAIYISQRI; this comes from the exons ATGCAGAGAGCCGCGAAGTGTGCTTTGAGACTGGACCTTAGTCGTGCTTTCTGTCCGTCAAGCGTGAGGAACTGTCGTGCAGTAAACAGAG TAAATGGCTCCGTGTCATGCAGAAGATACAGCGTCCTTCCTCCATCACGTGATGAAGAGGAGAAAGCCATGCTGGACAGTATGTTGAGGGTTGATCATGCAGGAGAGTATGGAGCCAATTGCATCTACGCTGGGCAGATGGCAGTTCTTGGAAGAACTCAGACAGGGCCTCTAATCCAG CATATGTGGGACCAAGAGAAAATACATTTGGAAAGGTTTAATGAGATCCTTGGTGAGCATCGGGTTCGACCAACATTATTGTTGCCATTATGGAATATTGCTGGGTTTGCATTAG GGGCCTGTACTGCTCTTCTGGGTAAGGAAGGGGCTATGGCCTGCACTGTTGCAGTGGAGGAGAGCATCTCAGAGCACTACAACAGCCAAATCCGAACACTAATGGAGGCTGACCCAGAGAGATACACAGAGTTACTACAG cTTATTAAAGAATTTCGTGATGATGAAATAGAACATCACGACACAGGATTGGAGCACGATGCTGAGTCG GTACCAGGATATTTGCTTTTGAAAACAGCAATACAGGTTGGCTGTAAAGCTGCTATCTATATTTCTCAGCGTATTTAG
- the coq7 gene encoding 5-demethoxyubiquinone hydroxylase, mitochondrial isoform X2, protein MQRAAKCALRLDLSRAFCPSSVRNCRAVNRVNGSVSCRRYSVLPPSRDEEEKAMLDSMLRVDHAGEYGANCIYAGQMAVLGRTQTGPLIQHMWDQEKIHLERFNEILGACTALLGKEGAMACTVAVEESISEHYNSQIRTLMEADPERYTELLQLIKEFRDDEIEHHDTGLEHDAESVPGYLLLKTAIQVGCKAAIYISQRI, encoded by the exons ATGCAGAGAGCCGCGAAGTGTGCTTTGAGACTGGACCTTAGTCGTGCTTTCTGTCCGTCAAGCGTGAGGAACTGTCGTGCAGTAAACAGAG TAAATGGCTCCGTGTCATGCAGAAGATACAGCGTCCTTCCTCCATCACGTGATGAAGAGGAGAAAGCCATGCTGGACAGTATGTTGAGGGTTGATCATGCAGGAGAGTATGGAGCCAATTGCATCTACGCTGGGCAGATGGCAGTTCTTGGAAGAACTCAGACAGGGCCTCTAATCCAG CATATGTGGGACCAAGAGAAAATACATTTGGAAAGGTTTAATGAGATCCTTG GGGCCTGTACTGCTCTTCTGGGTAAGGAAGGGGCTATGGCCTGCACTGTTGCAGTGGAGGAGAGCATCTCAGAGCACTACAACAGCCAAATCCGAACACTAATGGAGGCTGACCCAGAGAGATACACAGAGTTACTACAG cTTATTAAAGAATTTCGTGATGATGAAATAGAACATCACGACACAGGATTGGAGCACGATGCTGAGTCG GTACCAGGATATTTGCTTTTGAAAACAGCAATACAGGTTGGCTGTAAAGCTGCTATCTATATTTCTCAGCGTATTTAG